One genomic region from Ralstonia sp. RRA encodes:
- the pilO2 gene encoding type 4b pilus protein PilO2, translating into MIIDVNGKKIAFGLAWKRLVGGGTPEAKAVSKAREVKSALIWTDAEALQVGLLPSSDLTEKEAAASSVPVYAAAKILSRIPGLKRNVLLVLNSPSKSGSFILIALYKGKPRDKFDLVDVPGDVVEQKVTEYREKLVGAEPFDIVGDVRGIEGLHLTHIGVLAEFADAVSVMHRPKAQLPLRKVAVGISLLVMVFATVQFAIPMGMRKWQEHRQKQQPDPQKLYDENIASVRSNPAVGAPELGPWYQWFRSRPWDIGGWHLTAATCTFTPASVMACSVDYKRSMPQATYMTFQAAVPDDWKSVYRFDGELAHVQTSSPVGQVQRIGALLDHAPAADAVTLNFGSLLQAYSVTGTYVLSPFALFGADGIEPSALQNTFRAAQWSMSGPVRNFELLSKFPAYATVGSINVQVSQPQTSINSSLFQVTVKGQVLVKG; encoded by the coding sequence ATGATTATCGACGTCAACGGCAAGAAGATTGCGTTCGGGCTCGCGTGGAAACGCCTTGTAGGTGGCGGCACACCCGAAGCTAAGGCAGTCAGCAAGGCGCGTGAGGTCAAGTCAGCGTTGATCTGGACGGACGCAGAGGCGCTTCAAGTTGGCCTACTCCCGTCTTCCGATTTGACAGAAAAGGAGGCGGCTGCTTCCAGCGTGCCTGTGTACGCCGCAGCGAAGATTCTGTCACGTATCCCCGGTCTCAAGAGGAACGTTCTGCTGGTCTTGAACAGTCCGAGTAAGAGCGGAAGTTTCATCCTTATTGCGCTCTACAAGGGTAAGCCAAGAGACAAGTTCGATCTGGTGGATGTCCCGGGTGACGTCGTAGAGCAGAAGGTCACTGAGTACAGGGAAAAGTTAGTCGGAGCGGAGCCATTTGACATCGTTGGTGATGTCCGCGGAATCGAGGGGCTTCACCTCACGCATATCGGCGTGCTCGCTGAATTCGCAGATGCGGTGAGCGTCATGCATCGGCCGAAGGCGCAGCTTCCACTTCGAAAGGTCGCTGTCGGGATCAGCCTGTTGGTGATGGTCTTTGCTACGGTGCAATTTGCCATTCCGATGGGTATGAGGAAGTGGCAAGAGCATCGGCAAAAGCAGCAGCCGGATCCTCAGAAGCTCTACGACGAGAACATCGCATCGGTTAGGTCCAATCCGGCCGTTGGGGCTCCTGAGTTGGGCCCTTGGTATCAGTGGTTTAGGTCCCGTCCGTGGGATATCGGCGGCTGGCATCTGACCGCAGCCACGTGCACGTTCACGCCAGCGTCAGTTATGGCTTGCTCAGTCGACTACAAACGCTCGATGCCCCAGGCAACGTACATGACGTTCCAGGCGGCTGTGCCGGATGACTGGAAAAGCGTGTATCGATTCGACGGTGAGCTGGCGCACGTTCAGACCAGTTCGCCGGTTGGGCAAGTTCAGCGTATTGGTGCGCTTCTCGACCACGCGCCTGCGGCTGACGCGGTGACGCTTAATTTCGGGTCGCTCCTCCAGGCGTATTCAGTCACTGGGACGTACGTGCTTTCGCCTTTCGCGCTCTTTGGGGCCGACGGTATCGAACCGAGCGCGCTACAGAACACCTTCCGGGCAGCGCAATGGAGCATGTCCGGCCCAGTGCGCAACTTTGAATTGCTGAGCAAATTCCCCGCATATGCAACGGTTGGTTCCATCAACGTGCAAGTGTCCCAACCGCAAACGTCGATCAACTCTTCACTCTTTCAAGTGACGGTCAAGGGCCAAGTGCTGGTTAAAGGATAG
- a CDS encoding lytic transglycosylase domain-containing protein, translating into MFERALTAKSRRSYFVSRLASCLVIALLVCSLPAKADCFDDAGAYQSVNPYVLRAIAWYESKGNPTAVHRNSNGSVDVGELQINSVHFPELATWGITPSALMDRCINIYVAAWRLKTKMAKYGNTWEAIGAYHSETPQHRDKYARAIQQILTSWGQVTSR; encoded by the coding sequence ATGTTTGAACGCGCATTGACCGCTAAAAGTCGCCGAAGCTACTTCGTGTCTCGGTTAGCGAGCTGCCTCGTCATCGCCCTGCTCGTCTGCAGTCTGCCTGCCAAGGCAGACTGCTTCGACGACGCCGGTGCATACCAATCAGTGAACCCCTATGTACTCAGGGCGATCGCCTGGTACGAATCGAAGGGGAACCCGACTGCTGTCCACAGGAATTCCAATGGCTCAGTAGACGTCGGCGAATTGCAGATAAACTCGGTGCACTTTCCCGAGCTTGCAACATGGGGAATAACGCCTTCAGCACTTATGGACCGATGCATCAACATATATGTTGCTGCCTGGCGGCTGAAGACGAAGATGGCAAAGTACGGTAACACTTGGGAAGCCATCGGCGCCTACCATTCTGAGACGCCTCAGCATCGGGACAAGTATGCCCGTGCCATACAGCAGATCCTTACTTCCTGGGGACAGGTGACGTCGCGCTGA
- a CDS encoding PRTRC system protein D, producing MSKSTPAIVRAIDVGYGNTKHTLSQLDIDMDVKVGLFPSLAPRATQSDFTGGLMAKVDRIVVQVDGENYSVGADALAESKGIYKREVASAYSTSRAYRALFLGALQKMRLNAIDYMVVGLPLTTYDRYSKELTELLTGTHEVPNPVAHDQVLKVDVRRVKVFPQPSGAFYNYAVPRKLLQSMSQQTNLVLDPGYGTLDWFVTEGAKPLTGRCSATPKSVWAVISAVADHIGPDLTSNPRTMSRIDNALRTGSPLTINGKTIDISPFKPLVDQIVADAINEMLMSIGNLSDIDNILITGGGAHLFVDHVKKELGKTHSQIHVDTDPVYSNVRGFQYAGEFWAAMDRQRAAA from the coding sequence ATGTCAAAGTCCACCCCTGCGATCGTTCGCGCTATCGATGTTGGCTACGGCAACACCAAGCACACCCTTTCCCAACTCGACATCGACATGGATGTCAAAGTCGGGCTTTTCCCCTCACTCGCACCTCGGGCTACGCAATCGGACTTCACTGGTGGGTTGATGGCAAAGGTGGACCGAATTGTTGTTCAGGTTGATGGCGAGAACTATTCGGTCGGTGCAGACGCTCTTGCCGAATCCAAAGGTATCTATAAGCGTGAGGTGGCGAGTGCATATTCGACTTCGCGCGCATATCGCGCACTCTTTCTCGGAGCACTCCAGAAGATGCGGCTGAACGCCATCGACTACATGGTCGTTGGCCTACCTCTGACGACCTATGACCGGTACTCGAAGGAGCTCACGGAGCTACTGACGGGAACGCATGAAGTGCCAAATCCTGTGGCACACGACCAAGTCCTCAAAGTCGACGTCCGCCGGGTGAAGGTGTTTCCCCAACCGAGCGGTGCCTTCTACAACTACGCCGTTCCGCGCAAGCTGCTCCAGTCGATGTCGCAGCAGACCAATCTGGTTCTTGACCCTGGCTATGGCACGCTTGACTGGTTCGTCACCGAGGGCGCAAAGCCGCTCACCGGCCGATGCAGCGCGACTCCAAAGTCAGTTTGGGCAGTTATCAGCGCAGTCGCGGATCACATTGGCCCGGACCTCACGTCGAACCCCCGGACTATGTCTCGAATCGACAATGCTCTTCGTACGGGGAGCCCGTTGACCATCAACGGAAAGACTATCGACATCAGCCCCTTCAAGCCTCTTGTTGACCAAATCGTCGCCGATGCCATCAATGAGATGCTCATGTCGATCGGCAACCTTTCGGACATTGACAACATTCTCATTACCGGAGGCGGAGCCCACTTGTTCGTCGACCACGTCAAGAAGGAACTCGGCAAGACCCACAGCCAAATTCACGTTGATACTGATCCTGTGTACAGCAATGTCCGCGGCTTTCAGTACGCCGGCGAGTTCTGGGCCGCAATGGACCGACAACGCGCTGCCGCATAA
- a CDS encoding LPD1 domain-containing protein yields the protein MRSEIDDAGETIPYAHKHRSNDAEVNEGKAVCLADFWPEPDWKLWIDEGRPCEVVAKLAVLYSGFASRPKSGMKECSARDWQIAFERAAPLIRDLFERARTVADVERMPNDLACAAGFELPNLPNLSLRDRGVQVFLALGRGSRRLRGPFNLTLRQLALATWLPDLGWPENAHAFDSAIVPVKLTDGTWAVGRVEGNRYTLLAEKILTRAEALESARQHIAKGTSAVGAGRAARAREIERVGADHRKGRDVTPEELMGVFGFRGIQFGESLGQAERQLWVNELYDALHDLAAFLGLKPRWIGLKGLALAVGARGVGRALAHYEPGLRCFNYTRKRGAGSVAHEWWHALDAYLVQWVNPSYFRLADGYLSLHDWAFPAASHPSAPKLLPALREILSFTGRTGQASEFLRDAWKIAGMPRQGEYWYQRHEMIARAFEAYVQDGLAARGQISPYLVLGTSQQEMAEEDADLRAYPVGEERLALNGYFDAIFAALRGIAPAGGA from the coding sequence ATGAGATCTGAGATTGACGATGCCGGCGAGACGATTCCCTACGCCCACAAGCACCGCTCCAATGATGCCGAGGTGAATGAGGGGAAGGCGGTCTGCCTGGCTGACTTCTGGCCAGAGCCTGATTGGAAGCTGTGGATCGATGAAGGGCGACCGTGCGAGGTCGTGGCCAAACTGGCGGTCCTCTATTCAGGATTTGCCAGCCGCCCTAAATCGGGCATGAAAGAGTGCAGTGCTCGCGACTGGCAGATTGCCTTCGAGCGGGCTGCTCCCCTCATCCGAGATCTCTTCGAGCGTGCTCGGACTGTTGCAGACGTGGAACGCATGCCGAATGATCTCGCCTGCGCGGCAGGATTCGAACTTCCCAACCTGCCTAACCTCTCCTTGCGTGATCGGGGCGTCCAGGTATTCCTTGCGCTGGGCCGGGGATCGCGGCGATTGCGCGGGCCATTCAACCTGACGTTGCGCCAATTGGCTCTCGCAACCTGGCTGCCGGATCTCGGATGGCCTGAAAACGCCCACGCCTTCGATTCGGCCATCGTCCCCGTGAAACTCACAGACGGCACCTGGGCCGTCGGGCGGGTGGAGGGGAACCGCTACACATTGCTCGCCGAGAAAATCCTGACCAGAGCAGAGGCATTGGAGTCAGCCCGTCAACACATTGCGAAAGGCACAAGCGCGGTCGGTGCCGGCAGGGCCGCTCGAGCGCGGGAGATTGAACGGGTTGGCGCAGACCACCGGAAAGGGCGAGACGTCACGCCAGAAGAGTTGATGGGCGTGTTTGGCTTCCGCGGCATCCAGTTTGGGGAATCCTTGGGACAGGCCGAGCGGCAACTGTGGGTCAACGAGCTCTATGACGCTTTGCACGATCTGGCCGCCTTTCTCGGCTTGAAGCCACGTTGGATCGGGCTCAAGGGGCTGGCGCTGGCCGTAGGGGCGCGCGGCGTCGGGCGGGCGCTTGCCCATTACGAGCCCGGGCTGCGTTGCTTCAATTACACCCGCAAGCGCGGTGCCGGCTCGGTGGCGCACGAATGGTGGCATGCCTTAGATGCCTATCTCGTCCAGTGGGTCAACCCTTCCTACTTCAGGCTTGCAGATGGTTACCTGTCATTGCACGATTGGGCCTTCCCAGCCGCATCACACCCATCGGCGCCTAAGTTGCTCCCAGCGTTGCGAGAGATCTTGAGCTTCACCGGAAGGACAGGGCAGGCGTCCGAGTTCCTCCGAGACGCTTGGAAGATTGCGGGAATGCCACGCCAGGGTGAGTACTGGTATCAGCGCCACGAGATGATTGCCCGGGCGTTCGAGGCGTATGTCCAGGATGGCTTGGCCGCACGAGGCCAAATCAGCCCCTACCTAGTATTGGGCACATCCCAACAGGAAATGGCTGAAGAGGATGCGGACCTTCGGGCGTACCCAGTGGGTGAGGAGCGGCTTGCACTCAATGGGTATTTCGACGCGATCTTTGCGGCGCTTCGAGGTATTGCTCCAGCTGGCGGCGCTTGA
- a CDS encoding TcpQ domain-containing protein gives MKKLTLLRLGAMAALAITVQAFAAQEHKNQAFVPKAGPTTAQATVAAPTSEKVAPIGRAQQDFIVRESDENFRKLIDRWAKEAGWHALWDVDRDINITGEHTWTNMGFVDAVRATLHTTERGDLAVHGCYYANNWVQVVRLTTPCKK, from the coding sequence ATGAAGAAACTGACTTTGCTCCGGCTAGGGGCGATGGCTGCACTGGCGATCACTGTGCAAGCTTTTGCAGCTCAGGAGCATAAAAACCAAGCCTTCGTACCAAAAGCTGGCCCGACAACTGCACAGGCGACCGTTGCGGCGCCGACTAGCGAAAAGGTGGCGCCAATCGGGCGAGCTCAGCAAGATTTCATTGTTCGTGAAAGCGACGAGAACTTCCGAAAGCTGATTGATCGATGGGCTAAGGAAGCCGGATGGCACGCGTTGTGGGACGTGGACCGGGATATCAATATCACCGGCGAGCACACGTGGACGAATATGGGATTCGTGGATGCCGTCCGTGCCACGCTTCATACGACCGAACGCGGCGATTTGGCTGTTCATGGGTGCTATTACGCGAACAATTGGGTGCAGGTCGTCAGGCTCACTACTCCCTGCAAGAAGTAG
- a CDS encoding TrbG/VirB9 family P-type conjugative transfer protein, translated as MKSSFLNMVQSRLAIACLVGLLASGCATSPLPAPSNQNYDFAYRTSGGTSVRPSQVFDDGAKTYFQFPIGKFAPVIELDEGGKRRLLEPTQEGLYYTIPMVGNRFVLQRGQETAVVEYDGAKIHQSGTISRFAVRPAEGSVSAQNLDPDALYSILQRGRPIHVKQAIQANSYAVPVTGDNAAWATSLPTEDRFDVLFKRGSSTLVVPKKATAAEILESARRAGRIVVTGRDDDSMMETLAEKRAAAVKEWLVKNGVAPNIIRLVADTSGASGLDAQLQIFSKVTQVPVDYASPDSLAFKADAVKSEMQAGAITREEGARRLAELVGYGDGGGDGKVGGGLISMKSTLSVFADKEGYRLNWIGGLADSKISVPPIDRLPTIEAKAEEITRAGTGAFNLGVDKVAKSLYASADLNGLVQVAGKAGIETLSEANGNLAVKLRSTPSTMYVFDRVDKTDLTVDWQDPTSFTVPMRDKMELALDNRTLQLTRVADKRYVIVLQPSAETTTK; from the coding sequence GTGAAAAGCAGCTTTCTGAATATGGTGCAGTCCCGCCTTGCTATCGCGTGCCTAGTTGGCCTCCTAGCAAGCGGGTGCGCAACCTCGCCACTTCCCGCACCTTCGAACCAGAATTACGACTTTGCTTACCGAACCTCGGGCGGAACGAGTGTACGTCCGAGCCAAGTATTTGATGATGGAGCAAAGACGTACTTCCAGTTCCCGATCGGGAAGTTCGCGCCCGTCATCGAACTTGATGAAGGCGGTAAGCGAAGACTGCTCGAGCCAACGCAGGAAGGGCTCTACTACACCATTCCAATGGTAGGCAACCGATTCGTCCTGCAACGCGGCCAGGAGACCGCGGTCGTTGAATATGATGGCGCGAAGATCCATCAGAGCGGCACGATTTCTCGATTCGCAGTGCGTCCGGCGGAGGGATCAGTCTCGGCACAGAATCTTGATCCCGATGCTTTGTATTCGATACTGCAAAGAGGGCGTCCGATTCACGTTAAGCAAGCAATTCAAGCCAATAGTTACGCGGTACCTGTAACGGGAGACAACGCGGCATGGGCAACCTCGCTCCCGACAGAAGATCGTTTCGACGTTCTCTTCAAGCGCGGGAGCTCGACTCTGGTCGTGCCGAAGAAGGCCACTGCTGCGGAGATTCTTGAATCTGCACGTCGCGCAGGGCGTATTGTGGTCACGGGCCGTGATGATGACAGCATGATGGAGACGCTCGCAGAGAAGCGAGCCGCGGCGGTGAAGGAGTGGCTCGTAAAGAACGGGGTCGCTCCAAATATCATCCGACTTGTTGCCGATACAAGCGGGGCCAGCGGCTTAGATGCGCAGCTTCAGATCTTCAGCAAGGTGACGCAAGTGCCTGTGGACTACGCTTCGCCTGATTCTCTGGCATTCAAGGCGGACGCCGTCAAATCGGAAATGCAGGCGGGTGCCATCACGCGAGAGGAGGGCGCGCGCAGGCTTGCCGAGCTGGTTGGCTATGGTGACGGTGGTGGAGACGGAAAAGTAGGAGGTGGTTTGATCTCCATGAAGTCCACTCTGTCAGTGTTCGCAGACAAGGAAGGCTATCGCCTGAACTGGATTGGTGGCCTTGCCGATTCGAAGATCTCTGTGCCGCCGATTGATCGGCTTCCAACCATTGAGGCGAAAGCTGAAGAGATCACGAGGGCTGGCACCGGGGCATTCAACCTCGGCGTTGATAAGGTGGCGAAGTCGCTGTATGCCTCTGCGGATTTGAATGGTCTCGTGCAAGTAGCTGGAAAGGCCGGCATCGAAACGCTTAGCGAGGCGAATGGGAACCTCGCGGTGAAGCTGCGTAGCACGCCTTCGACGATGTATGTTTTCGACCGTGTGGATAAAACCGACCTCACGGTTGATTGGCAGGATCCAACATCGTTCACTGTGCCTATGCGAGACAAGATGGAACTCGCACTGGACAACAGGACCTTGCAATTGACGCGCGTAGCAGACAAGCGCTACGTCATCGTGCTTCAACCCTCTGCCGAGACCACGACAAAATGA
- a CDS encoding ATPase, T2SS/T4P/T4SS family: MLNRILNRGEASVNRAEPVIGNPVDIVSSGAWVPPSSPGGTPQGTVTIDSDAAEIATPRIGPQDRDADDSVVISTVDALPLFTRKMYDDDLVQMPPSMRQCVCPVEVSPPNAEGKKRGEYAIILTKDMRNDDYVEELVAHLAVKWDLVADGYHIASDQVLIDLARDRVMENRRRKSAAVSLEQKNASALYRQFELMGEFSIANEASDLHIEMNRRQAKSQVSFRIHGKLVQPPEFWIDTHTLLDMVAYLYNNKSQNGSHNSYNENILQQCQLQLKIQGREVLFRWASGRTALGSIVVLRMLFQDDMQSIKSLEELGYFDQQIHMWRNAISRHKGGITVAGIVGSGKSTTMQTNMAGLPATMAKYTVEDPVEYLIPGVRQFNVSRSLTDTEGDSFIGWKRQLKRMDPSAVLVGECRDLESASMFRDIVESGHLGFTTVHAPSHIGSIDRFCSSELGIPREVMATPGFMNLLVYQALVPINCECCKEFPATRVASPEYLHRLERLFEIDVDGIFITNLHGCEKCRKPGLTELNGIAGRKVVAEMLELDTYMLEMIRDHRNIDLIKYVNKQRTAGFNEEDSVGKSAMEVAMYRCSRGEVSPFEIEEKFGTFEQYESEQQRFGLGKFAGAQERFDSLQRNWGVVA, translated from the coding sequence ATGCTGAATCGAATTCTGAACAGGGGTGAGGCGAGCGTGAATCGCGCTGAGCCGGTCATCGGAAATCCCGTGGACATCGTTTCGTCGGGTGCTTGGGTGCCCCCGTCGTCTCCCGGTGGGACTCCTCAAGGCACGGTAACGATCGATTCCGACGCTGCCGAGATTGCAACGCCGCGCATTGGTCCTCAGGACCGCGATGCTGACGACTCGGTGGTCATCTCCACTGTTGACGCGCTTCCGCTCTTTACACGCAAGATGTATGACGACGATCTGGTCCAGATGCCGCCGTCCATGCGTCAATGTGTTTGTCCAGTGGAGGTGTCCCCGCCAAATGCTGAAGGTAAGAAGCGGGGCGAGTACGCCATCATTCTGACCAAGGACATGCGAAACGACGACTACGTCGAGGAGCTCGTTGCGCACTTGGCAGTCAAGTGGGACCTTGTTGCTGATGGCTATCACATTGCCTCTGATCAGGTACTGATTGATCTCGCACGCGACCGGGTGATGGAAAATCGTCGGCGCAAGTCTGCTGCTGTGTCGCTCGAGCAGAAGAACGCAAGCGCTCTTTACCGGCAGTTCGAACTGATGGGCGAGTTCTCGATTGCAAATGAGGCCTCGGACTTGCATATCGAAATGAACCGCCGGCAGGCGAAATCTCAGGTCTCGTTCCGAATCCACGGAAAGCTGGTGCAGCCGCCCGAGTTTTGGATCGACACGCATACGTTGCTGGACATGGTCGCGTACCTGTACAACAACAAGTCGCAGAATGGATCTCACAACTCGTACAACGAGAACATCCTGCAGCAGTGCCAACTGCAGTTGAAGATTCAAGGCCGTGAGGTTCTGTTCCGTTGGGCGTCAGGTCGGACCGCGCTCGGTAGCATCGTTGTGCTGCGCATGTTGTTCCAGGATGACATGCAAAGCATCAAGTCTCTCGAGGAGCTCGGCTACTTCGACCAGCAGATCCATATGTGGCGGAACGCAATCAGCCGTCACAAGGGCGGAATCACTGTCGCTGGAATCGTCGGCTCGGGGAAATCGACGACCATGCAGACCAACATGGCCGGTCTTCCCGCTACGATGGCCAAGTACACGGTTGAAGATCCGGTCGAGTACTTGATTCCTGGCGTACGCCAATTCAACGTGTCGCGTTCCCTGACTGATACGGAAGGCGATTCATTTATTGGCTGGAAGCGGCAGTTGAAGCGTATGGACCCCAGCGCAGTCCTTGTTGGTGAGTGTCGTGATTTGGAAAGCGCCTCGATGTTCCGTGACATTGTCGAATCCGGCCACCTTGGGTTCACTACGGTTCACGCTCCGTCACACATTGGCAGTATCGACCGCTTTTGTTCGTCGGAGTTGGGGATTCCCCGTGAAGTCATGGCGACCCCTGGGTTCATGAACTTGCTTGTTTACCAAGCACTCGTGCCGATCAACTGCGAGTGTTGTAAGGAATTCCCCGCAACTCGAGTTGCTAGCCCGGAGTATTTGCATCGCCTTGAACGCCTGTTTGAGATCGACGTTGACGGCATCTTCATAACGAATCTCCACGGGTGCGAAAAATGCCGCAAGCCAGGATTAACTGAACTCAATGGCATTGCCGGGCGTAAGGTGGTCGCCGAGATGCTTGAGCTCGATACCTACATGCTGGAGATGATCCGCGATCATCGGAACATCGATCTGATCAAGTACGTCAACAAGCAGCGCACAGCAGGTTTCAACGAGGAAGACTCGGTCGGTAAGTCGGCAATGGAAGTTGCTATGTATCGCTGCTCGCGAGGCGAAGTGTCGCCCTTTGAAATCGAAGAGAAGTTTGGCACCTTCGAGCAGTATGAGAGCGAGCAGCAGCGCTTTGGTCTGGGAAAATTCGCCGGTGCGCAAGAGCGGTTTGACTCCCTGCAGAGGAACTGGGGGGTTGTCGCATGA
- a CDS encoding phage integrase N-terminal domain-containing protein codes for MYSTSWNWKKQLTDLIKKPENLRTVRGDRRASDRTQEARSKILFLGFEELKLLGFRFETIHSFRKKHMQALVKKWLDEGKSASTIQNRLTAFRIFASWIGKADMIGPTEDFVKDDPDAAKRTLSAQVDKSWSGNGVDIDGKLAQIRAADERAGLMLLAGRTWGLRRLEMVCIRPYATIDQGGVTNILAFSDVNVTRDELKAAIAASGTGLPIKKGTKGGRYRVLPLDTPEKLAVLKELQSVVRDRDGHLGWPGKSLQANANHLSYLARKFGLTKADLGVTLHGLRHEVANNEFEHLSGVKSAIRGGNSPLRGETRVAAQLVARLLGHSRVNIISAYCGTVVNMGEVHKNRAVAELDALQPHIEAMSAALDQHGFISLYMVGTRAMGRRRPQDTTVPYEFVTFGEMGQPTPPLQADLEAILKSRVHVRVMADTPLETSATYLDNMLVVIDGGSPGSGKEDAEGELDVA; via the coding sequence ATGTACTCGACCTCGTGGAACTGGAAGAAGCAGCTTACCGATCTGATCAAGAAGCCAGAGAACCTCCGGACTGTCCGGGGAGATCGGCGCGCATCGGATCGTACCCAGGAAGCACGTTCGAAGATTCTCTTTCTGGGTTTCGAGGAACTGAAGCTGCTCGGATTCCGCTTTGAGACTATCCACAGCTTCCGGAAGAAGCACATGCAGGCGCTCGTGAAGAAATGGTTGGATGAGGGGAAGTCCGCATCAACCATTCAGAACCGTCTGACGGCATTCCGTATTTTCGCTTCCTGGATTGGCAAGGCCGACATGATTGGGCCCACCGAGGATTTCGTGAAGGATGACCCGGATGCTGCCAAGCGCACGCTCTCTGCGCAGGTGGACAAGAGCTGGTCCGGCAACGGCGTGGACATCGACGGAAAGCTCGCTCAGATCCGGGCGGCCGACGAACGCGCGGGGCTCATGCTCCTGGCGGGACGAACCTGGGGTCTGCGTCGGCTCGAGATGGTGTGTATTCGTCCGTACGCCACGATCGATCAGGGCGGCGTGACGAACATCCTCGCATTCAGCGATGTCAACGTGACTCGGGACGAATTGAAGGCGGCCATCGCGGCGAGTGGCACTGGCCTTCCGATCAAGAAGGGTACGAAGGGCGGGCGGTATCGCGTGCTTCCCCTGGATACGCCTGAGAAGCTGGCCGTGCTCAAGGAACTCCAGTCGGTGGTCCGCGACCGTGATGGTCACCTCGGCTGGCCGGGGAAATCCCTGCAGGCCAATGCCAATCACCTGTCGTACCTGGCTCGGAAGTTCGGTCTGACCAAGGCGGACCTCGGCGTCACGCTTCATGGACTGCGCCACGAGGTGGCCAACAACGAGTTCGAGCACCTTTCTGGCGTAAAGAGTGCGATCCGAGGCGGCAACAGTCCTTTGCGTGGGGAGACCCGGGTTGCTGCCCAGCTGGTGGCCCGGCTACTTGGCCACTCACGGGTCAACATCATCAGCGCGTATTGCGGAACGGTGGTGAATATGGGCGAGGTTCACAAGAATCGCGCGGTCGCTGAGTTGGACGCCCTGCAGCCTCACATCGAGGCGATGTCGGCGGCGCTTGATCAACACGGCTTCATCAGTCTGTACATGGTCGGCACCAGGGCGATGGGCAGGCGGCGTCCGCAGGACACGACCGTTCCGTACGAGTTTGTGACATTCGGGGAGATGGGCCAGCCGACGCCGCCGCTTCAGGCGGATCTGGAGGCGATCCTCAAGTCGCGGGTGCACGTTCGCGTGATGGCCGATACGCCGTTGGAGACGAGTGCCACCTACCTGGACAACATGCTCGTGGTGATTGACGGTGGTTCGCCCGGTTCCGGCAAGGAAGATGCAGAGGGTGAGCTTGATGTCGCATGA
- a CDS encoding type 4 pilus major pilin, translating to MDIRFTEVEKSGLAQRPRRLGWAKSCAHLKGNGQRGSVLVEYGLYLLVILIAVVGSYAYFSSNSVGEQTNLLGNDLTSLAGKVKSTYAGQYANVSNASLDTGGFFKNLVSMQDTAGTVTVSPGGGLLTVTPGTLNIANDSVQYQITNLPDSACQPIISAIMRSASQISINGTVIKSSTVTFNPANMTCTNNANKLVYLMT from the coding sequence ATGGATATTCGTTTTACTGAAGTGGAAAAGAGCGGCCTGGCGCAGCGGCCGCGCCGTCTGGGTTGGGCAAAGTCGTGTGCTCATCTGAAGGGCAACGGGCAGCGGGGCAGCGTGTTGGTCGAGTACGGCCTCTATTTGCTCGTGATTCTGATCGCCGTGGTCGGCTCGTACGCATATTTCAGTTCGAACAGCGTTGGCGAGCAAACCAATCTGCTCGGCAACGACCTGACTTCGTTGGCCGGCAAAGTGAAATCGACGTACGCAGGTCAGTACGCCAACGTTTCGAATGCATCCCTGGATACTGGTGGGTTCTTCAAGAACCTGGTTTCCATGCAGGACACCGCCGGCACCGTTACTGTTTCGCCTGGCGGCGGCCTGCTTACCGTTACGCCGGGCACCTTGAACATCGCGAACGACTCCGTGCAGTATCAAATCACCAACCTACCTGATTCGGCTTGTCAGCCGATCATCTCGGCAATCATGCGGTCAGCGTCGCAGATCTCCATCAACGGCACAGTGATCAAGTCGTCGACGGTGACGTTCAATCCGGCCAACATGACTTGCACGAACAACGCGAACAAGCTGGTGTATCTCATGACCTGA